A window of the Arachis duranensis cultivar V14167 chromosome 5, aradu.V14167.gnm2.J7QH, whole genome shotgun sequence genome harbors these coding sequences:
- the LOC107489323 gene encoding protein MAIN-LIKE 1-like → MRLDERYVPYLQMAGLYHLARLNDRWFRLDEPLVSAFVERWRPETHTFHMPFGECTITLQDVAYQLGLPVDGDYVSGCLTDFHLYIEGGRPAWQWFHELLGVLPPENQVQKFAVNYTWFQETFAECPDGADEETVRRFARAYIMMLLGTQLFADKSGNRIHIRWLPYVARLEEMGRYSWASAALAWLYRCMCRVANRHVVKLAGPLQLLQSWIFWRFPTLRPSGYDEISWPLASRWSGYNPGISNKGPRVQMARMKIDLLQPRQFIWMPYSAVDVIQVVHPEVDRVLPQFGGVQPIPSPALNIDFLMSKDERGGDRWFPAQYPDWHLYWQERADHILQFDIVPDPEPSHEFLTWWYQHGKRFLSPEMLLGDPRGVPIPDEATQRGAGRLPDMDRVEDVPDRRRIERRARVGTRRS, encoded by the exons ATGCGTCTTGATGAGAGGTATGTtccgtacttgcagatggcGGGACTTTACCATCTTGCGAGACTGAACGACAGATGGTTCCGACTAGACGAGCCCCTAGTCAGCGCATTCGTCGAGAGGTGGCGGCCTGAGACGCACACCTTCCACATGCCGTTCGGAGAGTGCACTATCACGCTTCAGGACGTCGCATACCAGCTGGGGTTGCCAGTCGACGGAGATTACGTTAGTGGTTGCCTTACCGACTTCCACCTTTACATTGAGGGTGGGAGACCTGCTTGGCAGTGGTTCCATGAGTTGCTCGGTGTTTTACCTCCGGAGAACCAGGTGCAGAAATTCGCAGTCAACTACACCTGGTTTCAGGAGACATTTGCAGAGTGTCCAGACGGGGCAGATGAGGAGACAGTTAGGCGCTTTGCCCGGGCCTATATCATGATGTTATTGGGTACCCAGCTGTTTGCCGACAAGTCCGGCAATCGTATACACATCAGATGGCTACCATATGTTGCTCGGCTTGAGGAGATGGGTCGCTACAGTTGGGCGTCGGCGGCACTAGCATGGCTGTACAGGTGCATGTGCCGAGTCGCCAACAGACATGTGGTGAAGTTAGCTGGCCCGTTACAGTTATTACAGTCGTGGATCTTCTGGAGGTTTCCCACACTTAGACCATCTGGGTATGATGAGATCAGCTGGCCCCTTGCCTCGAG ATGGTCTGGTTACAATCCTGGGATTAGCAACAAGGGACCTCGGGTACAGATGGCTCGCATGAAGATCGACTTGTTACAGCCTCGGCAG TTCATATGGATGCCCTATAGCGCAGTCGACGTCATCCAGGTTGTCCATCCTGAG GTTGATAGAGTTTTACCTCAGTTTGGCGGCGTTCAGCCCATACCGTCTCCCGCCCTGAACATCGACTTCCTGATGTCGAAGGACGAGAGAGGAGGTGACCGTTGGTTCCCGGCACAGTACCCCGATTGGCATCTTTACTGGCAGGAGCGTGCTGATCACATTCTGCAGTTTGACATCGTGCCCGACCCCGAACCGTCACATGAGTTCTTGACATGGTGGTATCAGCACGGAAAGAGGTTTTTGTCGCCGGAGATGTTACTGGGGGATCCGAGAGGTGTTCCTATTCCAGATGAGGCGACGCAGAGGGGTGCAGGCCGACTTCCAGACATGGACCGGGTCGAGGATGTTCCTGACAGACGTCGTATTGAGAGAAGAGCACGAGTTGGGACACGTCGTAGCTAG